Proteins found in one Populus alba chromosome 14, ASM523922v2, whole genome shotgun sequence genomic segment:
- the LOC118063420 gene encoding probable sodium/metabolite cotransporter BASS3, chloroplastic, protein MALISSISPIPVPKLSISTKAQNFVSQTSYSSFTCHSLPMKRLNKGWPMNGALFTFACSTSAFIGRVGSQRREGNVSLLHFGINPNAEVAKTDSSQVLSAMLPFVVAATAIAALAQPATFTWVSKELYAPALGGIMLSIGIKLSIHDFAPAIKRPLPLSVGFIAQYVLKPGLGVLVAKAFGMSQMFFAGFVLTSCVAGAQLSSYASFLSKGDVALSILLTSSTTIASVLFTPLLTGLLIGSVVPVDAIAMSKSILQVVLIPVALGLVLNTYAKEVVNLLNPVMPFVAMVCTSLCIGSPLAINRSQILSKEGLWLIFPVLTFHAVAFTLGYWVSKIPALRQEEEASRTISLCTGMQSSTLAGLLATQFLGSTQAVPPACSVVAMAIMGLCLASFWGNGYRIRDIPSHLIPQFDSAVKV, encoded by the exons ATGGCCTTAATCTCCTCCATCTCCCCAATACCGGTACCAAAACTCTCAATCTCTACAAAAGCTCAGAACTTCGTTTCTCAAACTTCTTATTCTTCATTTACTTGCCATTCCCTTCCAATGAAACGATTAAATAAGGGCTGGCCGATGAATGGAGCACTTTTTACATTTGCTTGTTCAACCTCAGCGTTTATAGGAAGAGTTGGGTCACAGAGAAGAGAAGGCAACGTTTCTTTATTGCATTTTGGGATTAACCCAAATGCAGAGGTAGCAAAGACCGATTCTTCTCAGGTCTTATCAGCTATGCTTCCTTTTGTTGTTGCTGCCACCGCAATAGCTGCTCTTGCTCAGCCTGCCACTTTCACTTG GGTATCTAAAGAGTTGTATGCTCCAGCACTTGGTGGGATCATGTTGTCGATTGGGATTAAACTTTCTATTCATGATTTTGCTCCTGCAATTAAACG ACCTTTACCACTATCTGTCGGGTTTATCGCGCAGTATGTGCTCAAACCAGGCCTTGGAGTATTAGTTGCAAAGGCATTTGGGATGTCTCAGATGTTCTTTGCGGGTTTTGTCTTAACATCTTGTGTTGCAGGAGCTCAGTTATCCAGCTATGCTAGTTTCTTGAGTAAAGGGGATGTAGCCTTGAGCATTCTCCTTACTAGCTCCACTACCATTGCATCAGTCCTTTTCACACCTCTTTTAACTGGTCTTCTCATTGGCTCTGTAGTTCCTGTTGATGCCATTGCCATGTCAAAGTCAATCTTGCAG GTTGTCCTTATTCCAGTCGCTCTCGGCCTCGTACTAAATACCTATGCAAAGGAAGTTGTAAATTTACTGAATCCTGTCATGCCATTTGTTGCTATGGTGTGCACTTCGCTTTGTATTGGGAGTCCACTAGCAATAAATAGAAGTCAGATTCTTTCGAAAGAGGGTCTCTGGTTGATTTTTCCAGTATTGACATTTCATGCCGTGGCATTCACTTTGGGATATTGGGTCTCCAAAATTCCAGCTTTGAG GCAAGAGGAAGAAGCCAGCAGGACAATTTCATTATGTACAGGAATGCAAAGCTCCACCTTGGCTGGACTTCTAGCTACCCAGTTCCTCGGGAGCACACAGGCTGTCCCACCAGCATGCTCTGTAGTTGCCATGGCGATCATGGGTCTTTGTCTTGCCTCTTTCTGGGGTAATGGCTACCGGATAAGAGATATACCATCCCACCTTATCCCTCAATTTGATTCTGCTGTCAAGGTTTAA